The following nucleotide sequence is from Anaerobiospirillum thomasii.
CAGAGGAGGCTGGTCTTAACAAAAGTACTGTACATCGTCTGCTGCAGGAGCTAATTAGCAATGAATATGTGCAAAACTGCATCAACCCTGGCAACTACAGACTTACAAGCAAGCTTTTAGTCATAGGGCATAATGTTGTATCATCAACTAATATCTACAATGTTATTACCCCTCATCTTGAGAGACTTAACTTCTGCTACTCACAGACAGTCAATTTCTCCATGCGTGACAATGATCATGCCATATTACTCTATAAGCTCAATCCATCAAGCTCTCTTTTAAAGACCAGAACCTCCATAGGTCAGTCCATGCCTTTATACTGCACTGCCATGGGCAAGGTCTATCTGGCTTTTTCTGATGATGCCAGCATTGATGCCTATATCATCAATCATCAGCATCTTTTCAACAAGATTACAGAAAATACCCTTGTAGATCCTGCAGCTTTAAAAAATGAAATTATAAATATAAGACAGTCGCTCATTGCCTTTGACAATGAGGAAAATGAACTTGGTATTTCCTGTATTGCAGCGCCAATCTTTGATCTGAACAATGAAAATATCTATGCCATTTCACTCTCGGCCACCACCAAGCGCCTTGAGTCTTTAGGCATTGACAAAGTTAAAGAGCATGTACTAAAAACAGCCGCCGCCATATCAAAGGATCTTGGCTGCGCCGACTATTTTAAAAACGCCAGATCAGCTGTATAAAAAAGGCAGAGTTTAACTCTGCCCCTGACTAGTCCCTATACAGACTATAGTGAAGATTTAAGCTTTAAAATACTCTCTAAACTTCTCTTTAAATTCGTTGCAGGCCTGCAGAGGATCTGCTGCTGTGGCAATGGAGCGACCTGCAATAAAGGCCTTGACATTGATATCTTTAAACAGATGAATATCCTGAGGTTTGATGCCGCCTGTGACGCTAAGCTCAATACCTAAATCAGATAATCTCTTCATTTTGTCAAGATCTTCACTGCTCCATGAGACGCCTGATTTTTCAGCATCACGGCCACGGTGATATATAGCCTGACGTATGCCATTATCAAGCCACTGCCTGGCATCATCAAAGGTCCATGCGCCAAAGAGCTCAATCTGAATCTCACCGCCGTTGTCATCAGCCACCTGTCTTGCTGCCACCATGGTGGCAATAGGAGCGGCACAGATTACAGTCATATAGCTTGCGCCGGCACCAAAGGCCTTGCGGGCAAGCACATCGCCGGCATCTGCAACCTTTAAATCACAGACTATGATTTTATCCTTATACAGTGAGCGCAGAAGACTTACTGTCCTTACACCCTCTGATACACATAAAATGGTACCGGCCTCGATAATATCCACGCCATCGGCCACAGCCTTGGCTGTAGACAGAGCATTTTCTAAAACTGTATCATCAAGGGCAATCTGCAGTAATGGTAAAGCCATATTATTTATCTCCGTTTATTTTTGCAAAGCGTTGACTTTGACATGATAGTCAGACAGAGCCTGTGTCAAAAGTGTATATTTTTCATATTTTTGTGCATAGTAGTCAAAACGTGAGCTATCTGGTGTCACTATGTCATTGGTAACATTTAAAGCCATAATAGCCTCATGCACGCTCTTATAGACTCCAAGGCCTACCATAGCTGTAATGGCAGCGCCAAGACAGCCTGTCTCTTTGAGCCTTGGAATATAGATCTCCTTGCCTGCTGCATCAGAGAGCATCTGCATCCATACAGGAGAATGGGTAGGACCACCTGTGACAATAAGTTTTTGCACATCTTTAAATTTGCGCATTATGGATTTTATATGCTTGATGTGCGAAAAGACTACACCCTCAAAGGCGGCACTAAACAGATGGGCATTAGTATGATAGCTTTGCAGACCATAAAAACCTGCTGTATTGTCAAGTGAGACATTAGAGCCATATAAAAACGGCATGAAAAAGACATCATGCTTCTCATGGGCAACCTGCTCTACCATGGAATTTATGACATTAAAGTCACTTATATTCAGGGCATTGCAGATCCACTCAAGATTGCCAGATGAGGTAGGACTTGCCTCATGGACAATAAAGCTGTCCTTGCTGCAGTGTCTGCCATAGACAAAAAGATCCTCATCATCTGTAATCTTATGGGTAAAGCCTGTAGCCACAGCCCAGGTACCCATGGAGATATTAAGCGCACTTTCATCTTTTAAGCCTGCGCAGATGGCAACAGAGACCACATCAAAAAGACCGCCAACTACAGCTGTACCCTCGCTAAGTCCTGTAAGGGCGGCCGCCTCCTTTGTCACCTGACCGCAGATCTGAGTTGACTCTACAATATCAGGCAGCTTGTCATAAGCCTCCTCAATGCCTAGCTCTGTGCACAGATCCCTGTCATAACGACTTTGCATAATATTGTACAGATTAGATTCAGAGATATTTGTTACCTCACAGTTGCGTGTACCTGTAAGACAAAAGCGCAGATAGTCATGCGACATTAGAATATCGCTTATACTCTCATAGCTTTTTAAATCATGCTCCTTAAGATAGCGCAGTATTGTAGCAGGATGTCCTGTCCACAAGGCCTGACGGGTCTTAGGATAGATTTTCTCTCTGACTTTATCCTTTTCAAAGATTTTTACAATATTCAGCGATCTCTTATCAGCAGAGAGAATACCTCCGCATGGGGCGGCATTGCCCTGTTTATCAATACCAAACAGACCCTTGCCTTGAGCTGAAATACCAATACCCTTGATATCAGCACTGTCAACACCTGACTTGGCAATGGCTCCTCTTATGGTGTTAAAACACTGCTCTTTAAGCCTCTGCATGTCTCTTTGGGCATAGCCTGGCTTTGGATTTATTATCTCAAGTGTTTCACGGGCTGAACCCAACTCACGCATTGACTCATCATATACTGCTGACTTGATGGCTGTACCGCCACAGTCTATACCTAAAAAGTAGGCCATGAAAGCTGTCCTCTTAGCACGCTATATAAAGTTTAAAAGATTTATATCCACTTTTACCACAACCTTGCGTATATCCAAAGGCACATTTTCCTCAAAGTTGATGCCAGGACGGTGAATATCATATGGAAAAAACATGGCATAGCTGCCAGGTGTCATCTCTATAATACCTTCATGCTCAACACTCTGATAGAAAATAATATCCCGTGCTGGCAGATGTGACTTTAAAGGTTGTGCTGTGCCAAGATCGGGAGCAAAACCAATTTTCTCACGACCTGAGGCTAAATACTGTATATCTATATAGCGCCTATGTGACTCAAGGGGGCAGAGATCCTTATCCTTTGTCTGCATATCAATAATCTGTGCATAAATCTCACGCCCAACAATCTCAACCTCTCCTGCATTTAACTTTAAAAGATCTGTATTTCTTAAAAAGTGCAGAGCCTTTTTTACAGGTGGAGGCAAAAAGGCGTCATCCTTATTGGCAATGTGTCCATAAATCATAGCTGTATCCTAAAGGGTGAGTATATTCTTATAAATGTCCTCATTAACCTCAATGCCCTGCTCTATTGATTTTTGATAGCGGCTCTCAAGCAGATGACCTGGAATATGGGCAGGATGATCCTCACAGCGTGCTGCAGCCTCAAGTACATAATCACAGATGCCTGCAAATTTCTGCTGCATTGTATTGGCATCAGCTACAGGTTTTATGGCCATAAAGATCTGGGTTACACCCTTTTCACAGCCCTGCTCTGTAACTTCTCTGACACTAAGACCTCCAGAGAGGGCCACACCTATCATATCAAGCACAATAGACAGACCTGAACCTTTCCAGTAGCCCATTGGCAGAATCTGTTTGTTTTTCTGCAGTGTGGCAGGGTCACGGGTGTAATTACCCTTATCATCAAAGCCGCCGTCAATAGGCAGCTGCTCATTGCGCAGTGCATAATTCTGCAGCTGTCCGTAGGAGAACATTGACATTGAAAAATCAACCATAGTCACAGGATCAGATGGTACAGCTATAATAAGTGGATTGGTTCCTATACAGCATTCCTTGGTACCCCAGGCGGGCATTACAGCAATTGAATTGGTAAAGCACATTCCAATATAGCCATTTTTAGCTGCCATATAGCCAAGTGATCCGCCACGCATCCAGTGACTGGTATTGCGCAGAGCTACAATGCCCACACCGTCATCTTTAGCTATATCCATGGCTCTTTGCATCATACGTCTTGCTGTAATATTGCCAATACCCCTGTGGCCGTTGTAAACCTCAATACAGCCCATCTGCTTTTCAAGTTCAGGATTGACTTTGTTTACAACCTCCCCTTTATCCATCTGCAAGATAAAGACGCTGTAGCGGTTGATACCATGAGAGAGCACACCATAGGCTGTGGTATCTGCAAATTCAGTGGCACACTCAAGCGCCAGTGTAGGATCTACATTTCTTTTTAAAAGGGGATTTAAAAAAGCCTGTTTTAATTCTTCATAGGTAACGCGCATACATACCTCACACCGCTAAAAATTTCATTCTATAAAATTATATTTTAATATTTAAAAAATTCATACTCAAGAGTACATTTTTTTTAAGCCTCTCACAAAAATAGCTTTAAGGCGCGTATACATGGCACTTGCAGCCACTATCACCACTTGGATCCTAACATCTGTAATCTTAGCTGCAAGTGGCTTTAAAACATCATTTGTAGACTGGTAATTGAAAATACACACCTTAAAAACAGCAGTGTTTTTTAAAAATAATTTCATAAAAACTCGTATATTTTTAATATCATGCCGCATAAGAGTTAACAAAATGAATGATTCACATCACATTTTACACAATCTAATACACTAGGATCCCAATGCAAAAAACCAATATAACATATTGATTTATAAACAATATATCCAAAACAAACAACACATTGAGTCATAAGTTTTATCACCCCCTCTTAAAAGTGTGATGTATATCGGATTATGCTGGCGTCTATTGTTCTATCATCTGTTTATAGACAAATTGTGATACAGCGTTTAATTATAAAAATTTTTTATAGAATTTTATAATATGAAACGCTATTTTATATATTAGTAAAATTAGCCGAATGGAGAACTGTATATGGCACTTATACCTTTTGCACAGATGAAGGATACTATTAAAAAGGCATTTATCAATGTAGGTCTTTCAGAAGATGATGCCGAGCTGTGTGCCACCGTTCACACTCAATCAAGTGCAGATGGCGTTTATTCACATGGCCTCAACCGTGTTGAACGCTTTTGTAATTATGTTAAAGAAGGATATGTTGATGTCAAAGCCTGCGTTGATGTAGTCAAGGAAAATGGCTGTATCTGTATTTTAGACGGCAACCGCGGCATAGGTATCAAAAATGCCATAACAGCTGTCAATAAGGCTATGGAACTTGCCTCAGCCCACGGCGTAGGCATTGTGGCTCTGCGCAATACCACCCACTGGATGCGCGGCGGTTCTTACGGTCTTATGGCTGCACAAAAAGGTTATATGGCCATCTGCTTTACCAATACAGAATCCTGTATGCCAGCCTGGGGTGCTGTCAACAATCACCTTGGCAACAATCCTTTTGTTATAGCTCTGCCTCAGGGTGATGATGTCATGCTGCTTGATATGGCCATGTCACAGTACTCATATGGCAAACTTACTACTACCCGTCTTGCCGGTGAAAAACTTCCATATCCTGGCGGTTTTGATGAAAACGGTGTTCTGACAGATGATCCAGGTGCCATTGAAAAATCAATGCGTATTCTGCCAACAGGCATGTGGAAGGGCGCTGCTATGACCATTATGCTCGATGCTCTAGCTGCAGCTTTATCAGCAGGCTCATGCACCAAGGAGATTGATGAGATTAACCGCGGCAGCTGCACAGGCTGCTCACAGATTTTCATGGTCTTTGATCCAAAATCATTTGCAGGAGCCGAGATGACACAGCACATTACCAAGACTGTCTGTGACTATGTCAATGCCTCAGAGCCTGATGAGCATACCTCACTTGTATGCTATCCAGGTCAAAGATCACTTATGCGCCGTAAGAAGAATATGGCAGAAGGCATTCCAGCAGATGATGGTGTCTTTGCCGCTGTAAGCAAAATTGCAGGAGTTTAGTTATGCAAACCCTTGGACTTTTTACAAAAAGAGTACTTGAGGTAATGGTTGTTGCAATCATGTGCATTATGTCGCTCATGGTTTTTGGCAATGTAGTGCTGCGCTACCTTGCCAATTCATCCATAACCTCCTCAGAGGAGCTCTCACGCTATCTTTTCGTGTGGCTTACCTTCCTGGCATCTATTCTGGCCTACCATGAAAATCAGCACATCTGTGTCGATTTTCTGGTCAAAAAGCTAAATCAGTCCTCACAAAAACTGATTCGCCTTGTGGTCAATGCCTTTATCATACTGTGCAGCTGCTTTATCACCTACGGCAGCTACCTTCTGGTTGAAATTGGCGTAGATGAACTCTCACCGGTAACCATGATCCCTATGAGCTATGTCTATATATCAGGTGTCATTGGTGGTGTAGGTCTTATCATTGTCTGTCTTTTAAAGACAGTGGCCGAATTTACAGCTGCGGAGGAATAAATGACTTTACTTATATTTATAGGCGTTCTGCTCTTCTGTATTGTCATAGGTCTGCCAATTGCCTTCTCACTGCTGGTAACAGGCCTTGCCCTGATGGTACATCTTGACTTTGTTGACTCACAGATTCTGGCTCAGAACCTCATCAACGGTGCCAACAACTTCTCACTGCTTGCCATTCCATTCTTCGTGCTTGCAGGCGAGATTATGAATGAGGGCGGTCTGTCCAAGCGTATTATCGATCTGCCTATGAAGCTTGTAGGTCACTACACAGGCGGTCTTGGCTTTGTGGCTATTCTGGCTGCCATGATTATGGCTTCACTCTCAGGATCTGCTGTGGCAGATACTGCAGCTGTAGGTGCCATGCTCTTCCCTATGATGAAAAATGCAGGTTATTCCCAGGAAAGATCTGCAGGTCTTATAGCCTCAGGTGGTATTATTGCCCCAATCATTCCGCCATCAATTCCATTTATCATCTTTGGTGTGGCCTCAGGTGTTTCCATCTCCAAGCTGTTCCTGGCAGGTATTGCCCCTGGCATTATGATTGGCATTATGCTCTGCACCATATGGTACTTTATTGCCAAAGGCATGAATGCCCAGACTATGCCAAAGGCCAGCGGCAAAGAGATTGCCAAATCCTTTATCAGCTCCTTCTGGGCTTTAATGCTGCCTATTATTATCATCGGCGGTTTCCGTCTTGGCATCTTTACCCCAACTGAAGCTGGTGCCGTAGCTGCCTTCTATGCCCTGTTCATCTCACTGTTTGTCTACAGAGAGATGTCATTAAAGGCACTATACAAGGTAATTCTGGCCTCAGGTAAAACCACAGCTGTAGTGCTCTTTTTAGTAGCCGCAGCCCAGGTATCTGCCTGGCTTATGACTGTAGCCGAGCTGCCTGACATGGTAACAGAGCTTTTAGCTCCATATATGGAAAATCAGACTCTGCTTATGGCCATTATCATGCTTATAGTTCTTATTGTCGGCATGGTTATGGATCTGACACCAACAGTGCTCATTCTCTGTCCAGTTCTGATGCCTATTGTTTATGAATCAGGCATAGATCCTGTATACTTTGGTGTTATGTTCATCATCAACTGCTCAATTGGCCTTATCACCCCTCCTGTAGGTAATGTTCTCAACGTTATTGCAGGTGTGTCAAAGCTCTCCTTTGACAGAGCCGTTGTCGGTGTCTTCCCATATATCATCGGTCTGTTTGCGATGCTGATAGTATTTCTATTCTTCCCACCGCTTATTACAGTACCGCTGCAGTGGATTTTAAATTAATATCATACCCGTAAACTGGAGATTGTAATTATGAAAAAACTAACTAAAGTAGCTCTGGCCTCAGCTTTAGCCTCACTCTTAGCTTTTGCCACAACTGCAAGTGCCAAAACAACACTGCGTATGGGTTATGAAACCCCACGCACCGACAGTCAACACAAAGGTGCCGAGGTCTTTAAGAAATATGTTGAAGAGCAGACAGGCGGCGAGATCAGTGTAAAACTCTTCCCTGACAGCACCTTAGGCGGCGCTCCTGCTCTTATCAACGGTGTAAGAAACGGCACCGTCGATATGATTATTGTAGGCCTTAATAACCTCTCTGGTCTGTCAAAAGAGCTTAATGTTCTTGATATTCCATTTATCTTTGCCAACAAGGATGAAGCATTCCACGTACTTGACGGCAAGGTAGGTGACTATCTGTACAAGGGCCTTGAGGGTGTAAACATCAAGGGTCTGACCTACTGGGACAACGGCTTTAGAGCCATGACCAACAACAAGCATCCAATAGTCAAACCAGATGATGTCAAAGGCATCAAGATGCGTGTACCTGGCAACCCAATGTCTGTAAAACTCTTTGAGACCCTAGGTGCCAACCCAGTGCCTATGGCCATTGGTGAGCTCTATACAGCTCTTGAGACCCACACTGTTGACGGTCAGGATCACCCTGTTAACGTATTCTATTCTTCAAAATTCTATGAAGTACAGAAATACCTGACACTGACCAACCATCAGTACTCAGCCCTCTTCTTTGGTATGAACCTCAAGAAGTACAATAAACTCTCTGATGAGCACAAGCAGATCATTATGGAAGGCGCCAAGAAGGCCCGTGACTTCCAGCGTCAGTACAATGCTGACAATCAGGCAGCTCAGATTGAAGAGTTCAAGAAGGCTGGCGTTGAGGTTATAAACTCAATTGATCCACAGCCATTTAGAGATGTAGCCTTTGACAAGGTATCAAAATTCTACACCGATCAGTGTGGTGATCAGTTAATCAAAGACATCAATGCTGAAATTGCAGCAATGAAAAAATAGTCTTTTATAAATTGTAACTCACTAAGGGGCTGAAATATTTCAGCCCCTTTTTTATTCCACTGCCTTTATACAGTATTAATTTTTCACATTTTTTATGAGCAGAACTTGCCATCACCTCTGTCTGATGGCTGTATGTCACTAAGATAGTCCCCTGTTTATGTCCTTTATCTTAAAGCACACTATGCCATTGACTTAAAACCTGATATCAGGAGCACAGAGCTTGATTTATAGATATGAAGACAGTTATACGTCAATTAGGTAAATCTTAGATGCAAGCAGGTTATGAGCAGATAGAGGCTATGAGTATGGGAGAGTAAAGAAAGATGGGGCCTGGGGATATGGCCAGATACAGGCAGAGGCTCATACGAGCCTCTGTTGTTTTTATTTATTACCCTGACCGTAGTAGGCATTTTTACCGTGCTTGCGCAGATAGTGCTTATCAAGCAGAGTCTTTTGCATAGGCTCTATCCTGCCGCCACGCAGCATGGTGCTCTGATAGGCCATAAAGGCAATTTCCTCAAGCACTACAGCATTGTGCACTGCATTTTCAGGGCTCTTGCCCCAGGTGAAAGGACCGTGGGAGTAGACAATGACACCTGGCATATCCTTAAAGGCAAGAGAACGCTTATTAAAGGTCTCAATAATGACAGTACCTGTTTCTTTTTCATACTCACCGTTGATTTCCTCATCTGTCATCTGACGGGTGCATGGGATATCACCGTAGAAATAGTCAGCGCCTGTTGTTCCAAGAGCTGGAATATCAAGACCGGCCTGAGCCCATGATGTGGCATTTCTTGAATGGGTGTGCACAATACCCTTAATATCCTCACAGGCCTTGTACAGCTCAAGATGGGTTGGAGTATCAGTTGATGGATTTAATGAGCCCTCAACCTTCTGTCCTGTCATAAGATCAACTACAACCATGTCACTTGCGCGCATGTTGTCATACTCAACACCTGAAGGCTTGATGACCACAAGACCGTTTTCTCTGTCAATACCTGATACATTACCCCAGGTAAAGGTGATAAGATTGTGCTTTGGCAGAAGTAAATTGGCCTCAAAAACCTCTTCTTTTAAACTCTCTAACATACATACTCCTTGAACAACATGTATTTTTCAAACTCTTTTATACACTATCTGACACATATGTCTAAAGCCACAGGATAACTTTAAATTTATTGTTTTAAAATCAGAAACTTAAAGGGCTGTGCATAGGCTTAATCGGTGCTTTTGCATAAAATTGTTATCGTTGTCATTTTAATGTATTTTTAGCCTGCACACAATAAATCACAATGAGCTAAATCACATCTATAAGATTTTTAAAATATTGTTTCACTATACGGATTGCTTTTTATTACAGAGCCTAAAAAAAACAGAGCTTTTAACATAGATATGAAAAAGCTCTGTACTTTATCCTGTATCAATACTTTATAAAACTACTCTATGCTTTTTGGGATAAACTCCTGACCTAACTTAAAGCAGTGTGACCCTGCCACATAATGCACGCTAAGTGAAGCATCATCACTGACATCTGATTTAAAGTGACCATCAAAGTAGCGGCTGTCGGCATAGGCACAGACAAGCTCGCCCATGAAAAGATCATAGCTCTTTTCATTAACCTCATTTTTAATCACTTTAAAGTACAGATGACCTAGGCAGTCATCTACCACTGGCATAGGCAGATCATCTAGTTGTACAAGTCTGTCCACAATTTTTTTTAGCTTGTCTTTATTGTCATTTTTTGACACAGAGCCGCAGTATAAAAGCTCAGAGGCTGCCTTGACTGAAGGTACGGACAGAATAAAGTGCCCGCTTGTGTCTATAAGCTTTCTTGTATAGTGCGGTGCATCCACCACCACAAGAGAGCGGCATGGATTGATATTCAAAGCTGTATTCCAGGCAGCAGCCATAATATCAAAGTCATCTGCCACACATGAGCCTACAAAGACGGTGGCACCTACATTTAAAAGCCTGTAGGCACGCTCATCATCAATTTTCTTTAAAAACTGTGCGTTCATAATCAAAAGCCCTCTTAGAGCACAACCTCCTGCATCAGCACAGAAATGTCATCCTCTTCAAGATTATCTGAATTTACTCTTTTGAAAATATCATCAAATGAATAGACGTCACCTGGATATAATACCACAATGGCCTTGTCGCCATCCTTAAGGAAATTGGTCTTGCCAAATTCGCTGTAGCGTGTGGCACCAACTGAGATCATAAACTGTGTAGGTTTGCCGCATTCTAAAAGATAGGAGTTGATATTCTCGGCAGGACCTGCATCAGCCTGATTGTTAAATTTATCTTTCATCCACTCTATAAGTTTTTCATAAAAGTAAGAATAATCACTTACAGCACTGTCCTCGCCATAGACATGAGGAATACCGTCACGCACCATAAAGCTTGCTATTCTGTAGCGATCCATGATGCCGCCTTTTTCAAACTTATCAATCTTTATAAGATTTGAA
It contains:
- a CDS encoding DUF5718 family protein, coding for MYFELRDIPCFGVAGNFTGHLEQAGEDRDFTSVVVEDANAPKAVFPTYIPKATEAVPAHLHPFPFDEYRIIFPKGESKVQIEPECAVICDVSWDGDKVSQIKPLVFGASNDCSIRKEGAKKISQKKNWGASSKGLASNLIKIDKFEKGGIMDRYRIASFMVRDGIPHVYGEDSAVSDYSYFYEKLIEWMKDKFNNQADAGPAENINSYLLECGKPTQFMISVGATRYSEFGKTNFLKDGDKAIVVLYPGDVYSFDDIFKRVNSDNLEEDDISVLMQEVVL
- a CDS encoding TRAP transporter substrate-binding protein, which encodes MKKLTKVALASALASLLAFATTASAKTTLRMGYETPRTDSQHKGAEVFKKYVEEQTGGEISVKLFPDSTLGGAPALINGVRNGTVDMIIVGLNNLSGLSKELNVLDIPFIFANKDEAFHVLDGKVGDYLYKGLEGVNIKGLTYWDNGFRAMTNNKHPIVKPDDVKGIKMRVPGNPMSVKLFETLGANPVPMAIGELYTALETHTVDGQDHPVNVFYSSKFYEVQKYLTLTNHQYSALFFGMNLKKYNKLSDEHKQIIMEGAKKARDFQRQYNADNQAAQIEEFKKAGVEVINSIDPQPFRDVAFDKVSKFYTDQCGDQLIKDINAEIAAMKK
- a CDS encoding TRAP transporter small permease; the protein is MQTLGLFTKRVLEVMVVAIMCIMSLMVFGNVVLRYLANSSITSSEELSRYLFVWLTFLASILAYHENQHICVDFLVKKLNQSSQKLIRLVVNAFIILCSCFITYGSYLLVEIGVDELSPVTMIPMSYVYISGVIGGVGLIIVCLLKTVAEFTAAEE
- a CDS encoding YhcH/YjgK/YiaL family protein; this encodes MIYGHIANKDDAFLPPPVKKALHFLRNTDLLKLNAGEVEIVGREIYAQIIDMQTKDKDLCPLESHRRYIDIQYLASGREKIGFAPDLGTAQPLKSHLPARDIIFYQSVEHEGIIEMTPGSYAMFFPYDIHRPGINFEENVPLDIRKVVVKVDINLLNFI
- the yiaK gene encoding 3-dehydro-L-gulonate 2-dehydrogenase; this translates as MALIPFAQMKDTIKKAFINVGLSEDDAELCATVHTQSSADGVYSHGLNRVERFCNYVKEGYVDVKACVDVVKENGCICILDGNRGIGIKNAITAVNKAMELASAHGVGIVALRNTTHWMRGGSYGLMAAQKGYMAICFTNTESCMPAWGAVNNHLGNNPFVIALPQGDDVMLLDMAMSQYSYGKLTTTRLAGEKLPYPGGFDENGVLTDDPGAIEKSMRILPTGMWKGAAMTIMLDALAAALSAGSCTKEIDEINRGSCTGCSQIFMVFDPKSFAGAEMTQHITKTVCDYVNASEPDEHTSLVCYPGQRSLMRRKKNMAEGIPADDGVFAAVSKIAGV
- a CDS encoding FGGY-family carbohydrate kinase; translated protein: MAYFLGIDCGGTAIKSAVYDESMRELGSARETLEIINPKPGYAQRDMQRLKEQCFNTIRGAIAKSGVDSADIKGIGISAQGKGLFGIDKQGNAAPCGGILSADKRSLNIVKIFEKDKVREKIYPKTRQALWTGHPATILRYLKEHDLKSYESISDILMSHDYLRFCLTGTRNCEVTNISESNLYNIMQSRYDRDLCTELGIEEAYDKLPDIVESTQICGQVTKEAAALTGLSEGTAVVGGLFDVVSVAICAGLKDESALNISMGTWAVATGFTHKITDDEDLFVYGRHCSKDSFIVHEASPTSSGNLEWICNALNISDFNVINSMVEQVAHEKHDVFFMPFLYGSNVSLDNTAGFYGLQSYHTNAHLFSAAFEGVVFSHIKHIKSIMRKFKDVQKLIVTGGPTHSPVWMQMLSDAAGKEIYIPRLKETGCLGAAITAMVGLGVYKSVHEAIMALNVTNDIVTPDSSRFDYYAQKYEKYTLLTQALSDYHVKVNALQK
- the araD gene encoding L-ribulose-5-phosphate 4-epimerase is translated as MLESLKEEVFEANLLLPKHNLITFTWGNVSGIDRENGLVVIKPSGVEYDNMRASDMVVVDLMTGQKVEGSLNPSTDTPTHLELYKACEDIKGIVHTHSRNATSWAQAGLDIPALGTTGADYFYGDIPCTRQMTDEEINGEYEKETGTVIIETFNKRSLAFKDMPGVIVYSHGPFTWGKSPENAVHNAVVLEEIAFMAYQSTMLRGGRIEPMQKTLLDKHYLRKHGKNAYYGQGNK
- a CDS encoding IclR family transcriptional regulator, whose amino-acid sequence is MSEKEVKSSKKSQPSCQSLARGLRIIDILASYPDGCPLAKISEEAGLNKSTVHRLLQELISNEYVQNCINPGNYRLTSKLLVIGHNVVSSTNIYNVITPHLERLNFCYSQTVNFSMRDNDHAILLYKLNPSSSLLKTRTSIGQSMPLYCTAMGKVYLAFSDDASIDAYIINHQHLFNKITENTLVDPAALKNEIINIRQSLIAFDNEENELGISCIAAPIFDLNNENIYAISLSATTKRLESLGIDKVKEHVLKTAAAISKDLGCADYFKNARSAV
- a CDS encoding flavin reductase, coding for MNAQFLKKIDDERAYRLLNVGATVFVGSCVADDFDIMAAAWNTALNINPCRSLVVVDAPHYTRKLIDTSGHFILSVPSVKAASELLYCGSVSKNDNKDKLKKIVDRLVQLDDLPMPVVDDCLGHLYFKVIKNEVNEKSYDLFMGELVCAYADSRYFDGHFKSDVSDDASLSVHYVAGSHCFKLGQEFIPKSIE
- the yiaK gene encoding 3-dehydro-L-gulonate 2-dehydrogenase — encoded protein: MRVTYEELKQAFLNPLLKRNVDPTLALECATEFADTTAYGVLSHGINRYSVFILQMDKGEVVNKVNPELEKQMGCIEVYNGHRGIGNITARRMMQRAMDIAKDDGVGIVALRNTSHWMRGGSLGYMAAKNGYIGMCFTNSIAVMPAWGTKECCIGTNPLIIAVPSDPVTMVDFSMSMFSYGQLQNYALRNEQLPIDGGFDDKGNYTRDPATLQKNKQILPMGYWKGSGLSIVLDMIGVALSGGLSVREVTEQGCEKGVTQIFMAIKPVADANTMQQKFAGICDYVLEAAARCEDHPAHIPGHLLESRYQKSIEQGIEVNEDIYKNILTL
- a CDS encoding TRAP transporter large permease subunit yields the protein MTLLIFIGVLLFCIVIGLPIAFSLLVTGLALMVHLDFVDSQILAQNLINGANNFSLLAIPFFVLAGEIMNEGGLSKRIIDLPMKLVGHYTGGLGFVAILAAMIMASLSGSAVADTAAVGAMLFPMMKNAGYSQERSAGLIASGGIIAPIIPPSIPFIIFGVASGVSISKLFLAGIAPGIMIGIMLCTIWYFIAKGMNAQTMPKASGKEIAKSFISSFWALMLPIIIIGGFRLGIFTPTEAGAVAAFYALFISLFVYREMSLKALYKVILASGKTTAVVLFLVAAAQVSAWLMTVAELPDMVTELLAPYMENQTLLMAIIMLIVLIVGMVMDLTPTVLILCPVLMPIVYESGIDPVYFGVMFIINCSIGLITPPVGNVLNVIAGVSKLSFDRAVVGVFPYIIGLFAMLIVFLFFPPLITVPLQWILN
- the ulaD gene encoding 3-keto-L-gulonate-6-phosphate decarboxylase UlaD encodes the protein MALPLLQIALDDTVLENALSTAKAVADGVDIIEAGTILCVSEGVRTVSLLRSLYKDKIIVCDLKVADAGDVLARKAFGAGASYMTVICAAPIATMVAARQVADDNGGEIQIELFGAWTFDDARQWLDNGIRQAIYHRGRDAEKSGVSWSSEDLDKMKRLSDLGIELSVTGGIKPQDIHLFKDINVKAFIAGRSIATAADPLQACNEFKEKFREYFKA